The sequence TTATTCACCTGCTTGAGTTCGCTCTTTTCACGTTTCTGGTTGAGTCGGGCGACGAACCCGGCGTCGCTGCCATCCTCCGGCTTGGCATGCGGCCAAAGGCGCATGAAGAACTTCCAGGCACAGATTAGGAACGCTATCGCCGCGATCAGCACCAATGCCGGCGCATCCCGCAGTACCTGCGGCAGGATGCCTGCCGCGAGCAGGTAAATGATGAGGTAGGCGCAAAGCGCGGCGGTATCCCACTTCATACCCAGCTGATGCAGGAGGTGAAAGAGCAGCAGGCCGAACAGGATCAACATGATGATGGCTGTGAGGCCTCCGGCCATTCGCAGGTTCCAACCAAACTGAGCCTCGGAAATCGCTAACGCTGTTCCGAGAGAAATGCCCAGTGCTGTCGCCAGGGCCTTGCCCGGTCGCCCCCGGAACCGGGTTCCAAAGATTGCCTGGCACAAAGCAATAAATATAGTGCAGTAGATAATGAGGTCAAACAGAGCGTAGTATTTGTCATAGGTCGCAGCCAGGTTCCAGTTGGCAAACGGAGCCAGCGCATCTGCAAAAGGGTCAACACTCATGCAAGCATCACCTCATCTAAGTCAAAGCTGTTGAGGATGGATCGCTTCATCGCCCGCAGGATTTCCGGAGGAGCGGAGAGATAGATCTCCTTGGTTCGGCCATACCGGCCGCGCGAAACCGTTCGCGCCCGGATGAAGCCATACATATCGAGCTCGCTGAGCAGATCGGTAAACGCCCGCTGCGTCAGTGGCGGCAGGCCGGCTGTGTGGCAAAAGTTTTCATAAACGATGTAGGCATCGCCGGTGTGCAGTGCCCGGCCCCGCGCCTTGCCGGTCAGTGCGGCATACAGTGCCGCCTGCAACTGCTTGGGACAGGTTCGGATCATGGCAAGGTATTTGTCCTTCTCAATCTCGCCGTAGGCTTCGTCCACGCAGTCTAGCGTGATCTTCTCGCCCTTCTTTTCCGCGAGCTGCGCGGAGCGCGTCAAAAGGTCTACGGCTTTCCGGGCGTCGCCGTGGGTTCGCGATGCATACGCCGCGATCTTTGGCACGACACCTTCGTCAACCATGCCCGGTCGCAACGCCTTTTCGACCCGGATGTTGAGAATGTGCTGAAGGTCATTCGCGTTATAGGGATCAAAGATCAGTTCCCGCATTTTCAGGCAGCTTTTGATTCGCGGATCAAGGTTTTCTGTCCAGCTCAGACGGTTGGACGAAAACAGCAGGATCAGCTTCGCTTCAATTTTCTGTGGAAGGCGTTTGATCAAGAATTTGTAGAACGAATCCGGATCGGTCCGGACGTTATCGGCCTCGTCGATAAATACGACGATATATCCTTTTGCTTTTCTCAGCTTCGTTTCGATGGAGCGCATCAGGTCATCAAGGCTGATGCCTCTCTTGTAGTATTTGCTCGCGCCCATCAAACAACCGAGGTTGTTGAGTGCACGAAAGCAAGGAGCGGCGCAGCACAAGTCGAGGTGATATTGCCGAAATGAAATGCTTTGCTCTTTGCAGAGCTGGGCAATTTCGTGAAGCAGATACAGCAGAGTAATGGTTTTGCCTGTGCCGGTTTTCCCCAGCACCGACAAATGAACCGGATGCCCGCCCTGAAAGACCGGGGCGAAGTGGCGGGTGATTTCACCAATCTCTCGGTTCCGGACGTTGGCATTAAATATTTCTGTCAGGACGTCAAACTGTCCCTCCCGCGAGAGCTGTTCGTCATCGAGATATTGTGGAGATTGAACAATCGCGTTTTTGAACGCTTCATACAGTTGTTCCCTGATGTGGGATTGAATTTTGGTTTGCATCTGAAAATCACCTTCCAGAGGAAAGGAGGTGAGCTGATCTATTTAAACTTTTCCGACCCCTGGGAGGTGGTGACACGGTTTTTTCCAAGGGTTGGAATCAAGTTTTCCAATGTCTGGAAAATGAACAGGCTTGCTCCGTTGGAGCCTGTTCAGGCTGCCGGAGGTGCGAAGAAAATGAGCGAATGCTTTGGAGTGAAGATAGAGGCGGAGGGGCTGAACGAAGCCCGCCTGGAAGATGTGCGCGATGCGTTGTGCGCAGAATGGGATATTGAAGAGGATGAAATCCACTTTGAGCCCCGACCCAAACGAACCGCAAATATGGTCGCGATGACCACCGGCGGACCGTGCGCAATGGAAACCGAAATCGAGTTTACGGATCGGATTGCGCAGGCCATCTGGGAAGCGAACGGTAGATATTGCCCCGTGCGAATCAGCATCGAAGAGGATGCGAATGTACGCGTGTTTTGTGAGCGCGATTACCAGCGCATCTTCAACCGAAACGCCACATGACATCGGGAAGAGATGCTGGTGAGATGCAAGTCGATGGCAATGAAGCTGTAGAAGTCTACCGCGAATTGTCACCGGCGAAGCAGATTGCCGGCTGCTCTTTTCGAGAGTGGGAGTAAATTTCCGGTGCGGCCTATATATATACCTATCTCTATCTAAAAGAAGTAAGTAGTAAGTACTGTAGAGAGGTGACGCTTATAAAGCAGCGTCGGCTGCCGCCCTGCCGCTGTGGTTATCAGTTAGCGGTTAATGGTTGCGGGTCGTTTTGAATGAATGGCCATGAGAAAAGCATCCTTGATGCTCCAGTGGAAACTCACTCTCGCCGATCATCGCGAGATTGTCTTGGGTGCCCGTAGACAATCTGCGCAAAAGATGCAGGTTGCGAGGTAAATGAAAAATGAGTGAGAACAAACCGATTAAGAAATTTGGAGCAGGCGCAATCTCAGCGTCTGTCTGGAAGAATGAATTGAAGGATGGAACCGAAATCAATGCGGTGACTATCGAACGTCGATATCAGAACAAAGACGGCGAATGGCAGAGCACAACCAACCTGAGGGTGAATGATCTTCCACGGGTTGGGTTGCTGGCTCAGAAAGCATACGAATTTCTGGTATGCGCGAAACACGACGATGTCAAGGCGGCGGAAGAATGAGGGGACTCCCTCATGTCCAACTCCACGGTCGGGAATACCTGCTGGATGTTGCGGCAAGTGAGCTGCAAAATCCGAAACATCCATGGGACGTCGTGCCGCTGAATGAAGCGGAGCTGGAATACTACAAGGCGCTGGCCGGAGGCGCCGCTTAGGCGCTTTGTGCGCCCCTTAAAAAAACGATGAAAAGCATTGGCCGGCCGGGCGCGGCGGGTCAAATAAATATCGGGTTTCACGCCTAAACGCATAAAAGCCGTTCGCTCTTCGCGAGCGTCATTTTAAGCGATTCCCCCGAGGGGTCGGCTGCCCGAAGATGCCGCTCGAAAAAAGAGGCAGATGACCGATGAATCAGACAGGTGAAGAAGTAACTTTCGAATGGTTCATAACCGACCTCACGACATCGGCGGGTATCTCTTTTACGGGGGTAAAAGATACCCGCAAAGACGGGCGTCGAAGAGGTATAAATAATGAACCAAACGAAAGTGAATCAAATCATCAGCTACATCAAAGTGCAGGATGAATTTCCGTTTGATGTTTTCGATGTGGAAGATCAGGAGTCCGTACTTGGATACTTTGGCTTCCACCCCAGACTGGATGATGAAGAACGGAAAATAATACAGGCCGAGCTGATGAAAATGGCGGAAGCAGCGCAGACCGCAGAAATGGCTCGAATCATGTGTGCTGAGCCGGTGCCGCAGAGATTGTACCGAAGAAAATACTGCACAAGAATGGAGCAGTCAGTCAGTGCAAAAGAATGGTTGAAAACGCTGCCCGAAGAACTTCGGGGCAGTCTGGCCAGCCAGGTTTAGGCGAAGGCCTTTGGCCTATTGGGCGGCCACTGCCGCAGGCTGGGGAATAGCATGAAAATGACGGAGTAAAAAGTGAGGATTGATTCCGATGTAGCTCCAGAAGTTAGGAACATTGGAGCGGAAACTTAGGCACTATGAGGTTGAGTCAAATGTGCCGGATGAGGATGAAAAATAGTTAGAAGAATACAAGTCGGGTAATGCGAGTCAGAGAGGGCATCAGTATGTGGGAAGAAAGTAAATAAGGCGGGTTGCCCGTTGGGCAAGGGTCGCCACCCCTGCGGGACGGCTCCAACTCCCTTCGGTCGTAAATGAATCACCGCTGACGCGGTATATGGATCTATCGATCACATGAGCAAAGCTCATGAGATCGGGGAGGTGGGATAAGAGGGGAACTCCCGCCTCCGGCGGGATGATGGATGGGTGTAAGCTGAAGCATGGAAAGGGACGGAGTCCCGGGGCTTCGCCCCGGGGGAAAGAGTGTTGCATGGCAGAGCATGAGCAGGAAGGAAAATGGGGGATTCCAGAAGAAATCCAGAGAGGAAAGTGATGAAAATCAGGTGAGGGGTTTGTTCAGGTGTGAACATGTTGGTAATGAGGAAGTTAAGTTGGAATGTGAATTAAAATAAAGTCGTGAACAAACCCGTGAACAAACTATGCATGTGCGCAACTGTTCCAATGGCCGTTGCCGGTCTTTCAGGAGGGAAAAGCGAAAGGTTTATAAAGTCCGGATGATTTCTGTCTACTGGTGAGTAGTAAAATGACAGGAAACTATAACTGGTATTTCCCGGGGTATGCTCCGGAGAAACCCAATCAAAAAGATGCGTATCAGTATCACGTTGAACCCGGCCGACCGGCCTTCGAAATCATCCGGGATATCCCGCCTCCGAAACAGCCGTTCGGGAAACCGGACGGGCTGGCCGAGAAGATTTTCAATAGTCATAATGCCAGCCAGATTGAGCCACTGGATTTTGGTGCGGACCGGATGCTGTTGCATGGCGATCACATCGACTGCCTGATGAAACAGTTGCAAGCACGCCATACGATCTCATACAGCATTTTGAATGATGTTCAGTTTCAGGAAACCCGGATTCAAGCCGCGCTTCATGATCTGGACGGCTTGCCGGTGATGGCCGGACGATGTTCCAAAACAGGAATCGATTTGGAGAAGCAATTAGCACGATGTGGCCAGGAGCGAAGAGCGGAAGAAGTTGCCTGCTGGCGGGACACCAACCGGTTGCTGGGTAGTATCTTTGATTCATGGACCGGTTACGCCGATGAACGACGGAAAAAGAGGCTGATGGACGATGACCTTTGAGGAGTCGATCAAAAAGATTGCTGTCCATATCGGCCAGATTAAGGCGCTGAAATTATGGCGGCAGTATCAGCTATCGGACGGCATTGGAAAGCGTGAGCTGGAGTCGCTGATCGAGCTGCAGCTCCAGCAGAAATATGGAGAAGATCCGCTTCGTGATGAGAACGGATTGCAGGTTCCCCCTGAACAGGATGCTGCCGGGCCATATGAGCTTGGCAACGTTCTTTCCTATGATCGGATCATGCATCCTTTTGGAATTCGGGAGGATGAGTTCATCCAGCACATGGCCATCTTCGGGCGGAGCGGTGCCGGGAAAACCAACACGGTTGCATTGCTCATTAAAGAGTTGGTGCGGCACAAAAAACCGTTCCTGATTTTCGACTGGAAACGGAACTACCGGGATCTGCTGGCGCACGGTGTTCCACTGGAAGTTTACACCGTCGGGAGACCCGCTCATCCACTCCACTTCAACCCGCTGATCCCGCCACCGGGAACCGACATGAAAGTGTGGCTGAAAAAGCTGATTGAGATCATCTCACATGCCTACTTTCTGGGAGAAGGGGTTATGTTCATTCTTCTGGAAGCCATCGACGCAGTCTATTCAAAATTCGGGTGCTATACGAATGAGCCGGAACGCTATCCGACCCTGCAGGATGTTCTTGAATTTTTGGAGAAGATGCCGGTGAAAGGCCGGAAGGCCATGTGGCTGGATTCCACCATGCGGGCGGTACAGAGTTTATGTTTCGGACAGATCTCCGATGTGATCAACACCAATTCCCAAACCGGTATCCAGGAACTGTTGGATAAAAATATTTGCCTGGAACTCAACTCGCTGGCGCAAAACGAAAAAACCTTTCTGATCGAAACCATCATGGTCTGGATCCATCACTGCCGGATGCTCGAACCCGACCGGGAAACCTTTAAGCACTGCATCATTATCGAAGAGGCGCACAACATTCTCAGCAACGCAGCCAAAGAAACCGTCATTGATCTGCTAATGCGAGAAATCCGGGAGCTGGGGGAATCCATTGTATTGGTCGATCAGCATCCCAGTCAGATCTCCGTGCCGGCGCTGGGAAACACCTACTGCACCATCGCGCTGAATATGAAGCACAGCAAAGATATCAACTCGCTGGCTGAGATGATGCGAATCCCCAAAGAGAATCGCGAGACGCTTGGGCTTTTACCAATCGGCCATGCCGTCGTAAAACTCCAGTCGAGATTTATCCATCCCTTTGAAATTCAGATTCCAAAAGTTGATCTCAACAAAGGATCAGTTACCGACACAACCCTCTCACAAATCTATGTGCCCCATTCCACTGATTCCGCACCGGAACCGGATGACACTGCCGGTTCCGATCAAACAGAGGTTGTTCCTGAAAACCATAGAATAGAGAAACATTCTACTGGAACAGGCCTTTCTGAAACCGAAGAGATCCTGCTCAAAGATATTCATAAACATCCGTTTGATGGAGTGGTAAAACGGTACTCAAGAATGGGCATCAGCCGACGGCGGGGAAACCACGCCAAACAAAACCTGACCGAAAAAGGCATCATCCACTCGGTTGATATCCCAACCCGAACAGGAAAAGTCGTACTGCTGGATCTTACACCAATCATGCGCGAAGCCATGAAACGCAACGGAATTGACGTACCCAAGCGCAAAGAAGGCGGCCTTGTCCACAACTACTGGAAAAACGAAATCCGCAAGCAGCTTGAAAAAGACGGATGGGCCGTCGAACTCGAAAAACCCATGGGCAATAATATGGCGATCGACCTCTATGCAGAAAAAGACGGCAAACGCATCGCCGTCGAAGTCGAAACCGGCACCCGCGGTGCGGAAAACATCAAAAAGCTCATCCCTCTAAACCTCGACCACATCATCAGCTTCAGCACGACCCATGAAGTGAAGCTAAAAACACTTCGAGACTTTGGCGCAGGGACGATTCATGTGAACAATCTTAATGTTATGGATCCCAGTTCATGGGATCGGCTGGATGAATATTTCAAATAGCGGCGATTGGTTCAACGCCCGTCAGCGGCGTTTCGTGGAGTGTAGGTGATCCAGATTGATCAACAGGGGACGAAGGCTCCGCGTTAATTCTGAACGATTGAATCGTTTCAATTATAGGTTGTTGCAGGAAGAGTCTGGCGGTAGCATGGCAACCATGAGTGTGATTCGACTGAAAGAGGTGGCTGCGGAGGCCGGGGTTTCAATTGCGACTACCTCTATGGCGTTGAACGGGTCTTCGGCGGTGAAACCAGACACACGAATCAGGGTGGAGGCTGCCGCTCGCAAGCTGGGCTATCAGAAAAATTCGGCGGCGGCGGTGCTTTCTTCGAGTCAAAACCGCAACAGCCGGAAGTCGGTGTTTATTGCATGGTTAACCGCAGGGACGCTGTCGAGCAGCGGCAGGCTTGAGGGGGCCTTTCGCGAAGCCGAAAAACTTGGCGTACAGATGGAGTTTTGCAATATCCGTCGGTCAAATGATTTGAAGGCTGTCATCCGTTCGCTCTATGCGCGCGGGTGCGATGGGGTGGTTCTCGGGCGGGGCATGGCTCTGATTGCAGGTCAGGAAGATTGGTCCCGTTTCTGTATCGTTTCCGTTGAAGAGGGTCTTTTTGAGGAAGGCGTGGATGTTGTACGTAGCAGTCTGTTTCGAAGCACCTATGAACTGCTTTGGCGGGTGAGGGAGGTTGGGTATAAACGAGTCGGGGTCTGTTTGCGGGAGCATGATCCGCTGCATCCGGACGACGCCACACGCCTGGGTGCAACGTTGGCATTCCAAACGGCCGAGATGGCGCATGCCGAGCGCATTCCTCCCAAGAGGATATCCCTGATGCACTGCAAGATAGCGGAGGAGCTGATCCCCTGGGTGAGGAAATATCAACCGGATGTGGTGATCGGATTTTCGGGCGCGGAGCTGTGGGCGTTGCGTGATGGCGGGTTCCCGGTTCCGGAAGGCCTGGCATATGTTGCGCTGCATGTACTGGCAGCGGAGCGGGGTCCGCTAGCGGGGTATCAGGATAATCTGGAAGTCTATCCGCCCTACGCCGTTCGGGTTCTGTTTGAGAAAATACGACATGGTGTTCGCGGGCTATCTGATCATCCGCAGCAGACACTTGTCTTGCCGCCGCTGCTTCAAGGGGAAAGCTGTCCTCGATTGAATTGAAACGGTTCAGAAAGCCGGAGGGGCAAAGGGAGTGAAAAGAACAGGGACCCTTGATATGTTTGTCTCTGTATGACGAACATTGCAAAATTTATATGGCGGGCTGAGCAAAACGCTGAAACCAATTATACACTGTTCCACCGTTCGTTTGAACTGACCGGGCGGGCGGCAACATTTGAACTGCATCTATTTGCCGACTCGCGTTACCGCCTGTGGATGAACGATCAGGTGATCGGCTATGGTCCGGCTCGTTTCCATGCATCCCGTCCAGAGTTTGATAGCTATGACCTCGTGGAACATTTGCAGGCGGGATCGAACCGGATTGTGGTTGAGGTTTGCGATGTCCGGGATACAAATTTTCAGATCGATATCAATCCCGGCGGGTTTATTGCCTGGGGTGGAGGGGCCGGAATTGATTTGTCGACGCCGGGGGAATGGGTTTGCCGAAAATCGGATGCGCGCTCGGCGACTGCGCCGCTTTACAGTTTCGCCCTGCCGCGCACGGAAATTCTGAATTTGAAGAAGCTGGAGGCGGAATTTTTTGGTGATGAGTGGGAGCCTCCGACCGTGATGGCCGATCCGGTCTGGGCCGAACCCACCCCGCGATCCGTTCCGATGCTTCCCTTTAATGTGGTTTCATTTTCTAAGGGCAAAGCCGGCGCGCTGGCCGATGACGAGCTGGTTTGCGGATTTCACTGCCAGTTTGATCCGCCGCAAAACGGGGTGAAAACATGGATATCTGTTGCCTGCACACTGAATTCGTCGGCAGAGCAAACCATTGAGCTCGCCTTGTTTTGGGGGCGAAACTGGTTGAACGGCAAGCCGCTGAAGATGGAGGCAGATCAGAGATTCGGCAATCGCGAATCGGTTCAGGTTACGCTGAAGCCGGGCGTCAACGTGCTCTACAGTGAGATTGAATGTTGTTTGGAATCATGGGGTTATCAGATCGGCATTCCCAAACAGGCCGGAATTGAATTGCGCGCCCTTCCGGGCCTCGAGGAGCGCCTGCTTGTTTCCGATGAAATGGATGCGGTTGACTGTCCCTCGAAGCACAACCTTGTTCCTTTTACGCAGGATGGGTTAAGGGAACTTTCGATCCTGAAGCCGTTTAGAAACGGATGGGACTCGCAGTTTCCGGCCCGCGAAAACGGTTGGGCGAAACCGCTGACAAAATTTGAGCCGGTTGATTTATCGAATGGATACACCTTTCCGCTGGAATCCACCGGCAAGGCCGCTTTGGTGATGGATTATAACACGGTGTATACCGGCCACCCTGTGATTGAGGTAGAGTGCGGCGAGGACACGACCCTCGACATCAGTTACTCTGAGACGCTTCGCCTGTGCGGGCTAAGTGACAGCTATCGCTGCCACCATGCGGTCAACTCAACCGACCGCTATTTCGTGACGGCGGGACGGCATGCCATCGAGGTGTTTCCGGAGCGGGGCGGGCGCTATCTTCAAATTACCGCCGAGTCAACGGGAACGGTGCGCCTTGAAAAAGCTGTGGTTCGGCTGACCACTCAGTCCCCTGAGCGGGTTGTTCCGCTGGAGGACGCTCCGGAGAATTATAAAAAAATTGTAAAACTGTGTGAGCGCACCCTGCTGGCTGGCTATGCCGAATGCTTCACCGATTCTCCCTGGCGCGAGCAGGGGATGTATCTGGGCGATCACTATGTTCAATATTTGGCGATGCGCGGCCTGTGCGCCGACGAAAAAGTGATTCATCGTTCCTTGCGTTTG is a genomic window of Pontiella desulfatans containing:
- a CDS encoding Cdc6/Cdc18 family protein: MQTKIQSHIREQLYEAFKNAIVQSPQYLDDEQLSREGQFDVLTEIFNANVRNREIGEITRHFAPVFQGGHPVHLSVLGKTGTGKTITLLYLLHEIAQLCKEQSISFRQYHLDLCCAAPCFRALNNLGCLMGASKYYKRGISLDDLMRSIETKLRKAKGYIVVFIDEADNVRTDPDSFYKFLIKRLPQKIEAKLILLFSSNRLSWTENLDPRIKSCLKMRELIFDPYNANDLQHILNIRVEKALRPGMVDEGVVPKIAAYASRTHGDARKAVDLLTRSAQLAEKKGEKITLDCVDEAYGEIEKDKYLAMIRTCPKQLQAALYAALTGKARGRALHTGDAYIVYENFCHTAGLPPLTQRAFTDLLSELDMYGFIRARTVSRGRYGRTKEIYLSAPPEILRAMKRSILNSFDLDEVMLA
- a CDS encoding LacI family DNA-binding transcriptional regulator, which produces MATMSVIRLKEVAAEAGVSIATTSMALNGSSAVKPDTRIRVEAAARKLGYQKNSAAAVLSSSQNRNSRKSVFIAWLTAGTLSSSGRLEGAFREAEKLGVQMEFCNIRRSNDLKAVIRSLYARGCDGVVLGRGMALIAGQEDWSRFCIVSVEEGLFEEGVDVVRSSLFRSTYELLWRVREVGYKRVGVCLREHDPLHPDDATRLGATLAFQTAEMAHAERIPPKRISLMHCKIAEELIPWVRKYQPDVVIGFSGAELWALRDGGFPVPEGLAYVALHVLAAERGPLAGYQDNLEVYPPYAVRVLFEKIRHGVRGLSDHPQQTLVLPPLLQGESCPRLN
- a CDS encoding helicase HerA domain-containing protein; this encodes MTFEESIKKIAVHIGQIKALKLWRQYQLSDGIGKRELESLIELQLQQKYGEDPLRDENGLQVPPEQDAAGPYELGNVLSYDRIMHPFGIREDEFIQHMAIFGRSGAGKTNTVALLIKELVRHKKPFLIFDWKRNYRDLLAHGVPLEVYTVGRPAHPLHFNPLIPPPGTDMKVWLKKLIEIISHAYFLGEGVMFILLEAIDAVYSKFGCYTNEPERYPTLQDVLEFLEKMPVKGRKAMWLDSTMRAVQSLCFGQISDVINTNSQTGIQELLDKNICLELNSLAQNEKTFLIETIMVWIHHCRMLEPDRETFKHCIIIEEAHNILSNAAKETVIDLLMREIRELGESIVLVDQHPSQISVPALGNTYCTIALNMKHSKDINSLAEMMRIPKENRETLGLLPIGHAVVKLQSRFIHPFEIQIPKVDLNKGSVTDTTLSQIYVPHSTDSAPEPDDTAGSDQTEVVPENHRIEKHSTGTGLSETEEILLKDIHKHPFDGVVKRYSRMGISRRRGNHAKQNLTEKGIIHSVDIPTRTGKVVLLDLTPIMREAMKRNGIDVPKRKEGGLVHNYWKNEIRKQLEKDGWAVELEKPMGNNMAIDLYAEKDGKRIAVEVETGTRGAENIKKLIPLNLDHIISFSTTHEVKLKTLRDFGAGTIHVNNLNVMDPSSWDRLDEYFK
- a CDS encoding alpha-L-rhamnosidase-related protein — encoded protein: MTNIAKFIWRAEQNAETNYTLFHRSFELTGRAATFELHLFADSRYRLWMNDQVIGYGPARFHASRPEFDSYDLVEHLQAGSNRIVVEVCDVRDTNFQIDINPGGFIAWGGGAGIDLSTPGEWVCRKSDARSATAPLYSFALPRTEILNLKKLEAEFFGDEWEPPTVMADPVWAEPTPRSVPMLPFNVVSFSKGKAGALADDELVCGFHCQFDPPQNGVKTWISVACTLNSSAEQTIELALFWGRNWLNGKPLKMEADQRFGNRESVQVTLKPGVNVLYSEIECCLESWGYQIGIPKQAGIELRALPGLEERLLVSDEMDAVDCPSKHNLVPFTQDGLRELSILKPFRNGWDSQFPARENGWAKPLTKFEPVDLSNGYTFPLESTGKAALVMDYNTVYTGHPVIEVECGEDTTLDISYSETLRLCGLSDSYRCHHAVNSTDRYFVTAGRHAIEVFPERGGRYLQITAESTGTVRLEKAVVRLTTQSPERVVPLEDAPENYKKIVKLCERTLLAGYAECFTDSPWREQGMYLGDHYVQYLAMRGLCADEKVIHRSLRLYADCRLKNGLLPAVCPGTYQNALCDFVLIWILLLEEWAIRSGDMSGLEELWPEVEKTLDAEGFIRQGTLLGGEKMFLCWGVLIPARGNGGISAALSALYAGALDAAARMALMLGKAERASQLAAERAALQRDYAAAFWNHSLNAVAPVTEAGDARNLYSCHVNILALLYNLVPNDHKSALLERIEADLRAQLVDPGAAELFDNHVETYFLFYTFRLLAREGRHALIEDVIDVLYGLMIDWDEPTLWENYCTGLIGIESRCHGWSAAPLVYFSEELLGVKHPDLRHPERIAIRPASGKLTACSGVYPHAKGDIRISWKVEGGSFRLDISVPSGVEVVDAGPGLPFANFDTQVTLNNKTY